In the genome of Gloeotrichia echinulata CP02, one region contains:
- a CDS encoding transposase family protein, producing the protein MKRVLTQLLNLPGVTVESSIQEGLVLILSVSKKEKSAVCPHCGTKSRHLHQNQSHLVKDLPMGDKEVILNLNRRRFKCKKCRKTFSEQLDFVGTKKSFTHRYAENIVKQVISSSVSNVAENNGLSDEEVNSMIEDVAQKFLPIDLSNLRRLGIDEISLVKGQGKFIVVLVDIDTGKLIGLVKERKQVVIENFLKTWGEEVLEKIEVLEYGSDRKL; encoded by the coding sequence ATGAAAAGAGTCCTTACTCAACTCTTAAACTTACCAGGCGTAACGGTGGAATCCAGTATACAAGAAGGTTTGGTATTAATTTTATCAGTAAGTAAAAAGGAAAAAAGTGCAGTATGTCCACACTGTGGTACAAAGTCAAGACATCTACACCAGAATCAAAGCCATTTAGTCAAAGATTTACCGATGGGGGATAAAGAAGTAATACTAAATTTAAATAGACGAAGATTTAAGTGTAAAAAATGTCGAAAAACTTTTAGCGAGCAGCTTGATTTTGTTGGAACAAAAAAGAGTTTTACGCATCGATACGCAGAAAATATTGTTAAACAAGTTATTAGTAGTAGTGTAAGTAATGTTGCGGAAAATAATGGATTAAGTGATGAAGAGGTTAATTCAATGATTGAAGACGTAGCTCAAAAATTTCTGCCAATAGATTTAAGCAATTTAAGAAGGTTGGGAATCGATGAAATTAGTTTGGTTAAAGGTCAAGGAAAGTTTATTGTTGTACTTGTAGATATAGATACGGGAAAATTAATAGGGTTAGTAAAAGAAAGAAAACAAGTTGTCATAGAAAATTTTCTGAAAACCTGGGGAGAAGAAGTTTTAGAAAAAATAGAAGTGCTGGAGTATGGATCTGACCGGAAATTATAA
- a CDS encoding DUF2808 domain-containing protein: protein MKYVTSFFSTVFAVSAGLWLLPQTVGNAVTLRDGTIAFTEPPRLVSATTPYNDTNTWDTTYYFTLEVPATAGEPLQQVTFNQIQGIEQIQFNHQDTFAFEGTRDRQGTKLALNNVTIDQKQQTVTVKFDSPVTPGKTVTIGLRTFRNPTGEGVYLFGVTAFPVGQKTVGQYLGTGRLQFYSDTSSGN, encoded by the coding sequence ATGAAGTACGTTACTAGTTTCTTTAGCACTGTGTTTGCTGTTAGTGCTGGACTGTGGTTACTACCTCAAACGGTAGGTAATGCAGTTACTTTAAGAGATGGGACGATCGCCTTTACCGAACCACCGCGTTTAGTGAGTGCGACAACACCATACAATGATACAAACACGTGGGATACCACATACTATTTCACCCTAGAAGTGCCTGCGACGGCTGGGGAACCACTGCAACAGGTTACTTTTAATCAAATACAGGGGATTGAACAAATTCAATTTAATCATCAAGATACCTTTGCTTTTGAGGGAACACGCGATCGCCAGGGAACAAAACTAGCACTCAACAATGTCACAATTGACCAAAAACAACAAACTGTTACAGTCAAGTTTGATTCTCCTGTTACACCAGGTAAAACGGTCACTATTGGATTGCGAACTTTCCGCAATCCAACTGGTGAAGGCGTCTATTTATTTGGTGTGACAGCATTCCCCGTTGGACAAAAAACTGTAGGTCAATATCTCGGCACTGGTCGCCTACAATTTTACTCTGATACTTCCTCAGGTAATTAA
- a CDS encoding LLM class flavin-dependent oxidoreductase, producing MSEPRYGIWIPVYGNCGAMNHPLEPRDASYSRAKDLLDLAEQSGFTTTLIAEHIINPRNQELDQLETWTTAAALAEATNSIEIIAAVKPLLFHPAVLAKMALGIDAISGGRFAINLVSAWFKPEMEKAGISFLPHDERYRYSQEWIKVVKALWSGEKVNFKGDYFQISDLRFNPPPVARPHPRVYLGGESEPAQALAAQEADVFFLNGRPLEIIQQTIAQVLSQGYSRPKPLGFAMSAFVIARSTNQEAQEEFQRLQALVAQDDRSELLKGVDSEVVMFKNMAKYPGVGSNGGTAAGLVGSYDTVATRIAEFTRAGIGTFMLQFQPFPTEMRRFAQEIIPRVRELTVSREQYLSR from the coding sequence ATGTCTGAGCCACGCTATGGGATTTGGATTCCAGTTTACGGCAATTGTGGCGCGATGAACCACCCTCTTGAACCTCGTGATGCCAGCTACTCACGGGCGAAAGATTTGCTCGATCTGGCTGAACAGTCTGGTTTTACTACCACTTTGATTGCAGAACACATTATTAATCCGAGAAACCAAGAATTAGACCAGCTCGAAACCTGGACAACAGCAGCGGCGTTAGCCGAAGCCACCAATTCTATTGAAATTATCGCCGCTGTTAAGCCCTTACTTTTCCATCCAGCAGTTTTAGCGAAGATGGCACTAGGAATTGATGCTATCAGTGGCGGACGTTTTGCAATCAACTTAGTTAGTGCTTGGTTTAAGCCAGAAATGGAGAAAGCCGGTATATCCTTTCTCCCCCATGATGAACGCTACCGCTATTCCCAAGAGTGGATCAAAGTAGTCAAAGCCCTATGGAGTGGAGAGAAGGTTAACTTCAAAGGAGATTATTTTCAAATTTCTGATTTGAGATTCAATCCACCTCCCGTAGCCAGACCCCATCCCCGCGTGTATTTAGGGGGTGAGTCAGAACCAGCCCAGGCTTTAGCCGCACAAGAAGCCGATGTATTTTTCCTCAATGGTCGTCCTTTAGAAATAATACAACAGACAATTGCCCAGGTTTTGTCACAGGGGTATTCTCGCCCCAAACCTTTAGGCTTTGCCATGTCAGCCTTTGTAATTGCGCGATCGACAAACCAAGAAGCGCAGGAAGAATTTCAACGATTGCAAGCACTAGTAGCGCAAGACGATCGCTCCGAACTGCTTAAAGGCGTTGATTCGGAAGTCGTCATGTTCAAAAACATGGCGAAATACCCAGGTGTGGGGAGTAACGGCGGTACAGCCGCTGGTTTAGTTGGTAGTTATGACACCGTAGCTACTCGAATTGCCGAATTTACCAGAGCAGGAATCGGTACTTTTATGCTGCAATTTCAACCATTTCCCACAGAAATGAGGCGTTTTGCACAGGAAATCATACCGCGAGTCCGGGAGTTAACCGTCAGCAGAGAACAGTATCTAAGTAGGTAA
- a CDS encoding ATP-binding cassette domain-containing protein, with the protein MITFTDVRKIYHQGEQKVVALDGVSLHVKAGEIFGVLGQSGAGKSTLIRCVNQLEKPTSGSVTVDGQEITKLSGAKLRQSRQHIGMIFQHFNLLSSRTVAENIALPLEVIGYSKLKRRAKVEELISLVGLSGRANAYPAQLSGGQKQRVGIARALAGEPKVLLSDEATSALDPQTTRSILELLRDLNKRMGLTILLITHEMGVVKQICDSVAVLHAGKIVEQGQVSDLIAKPDSFLSQEVFPRRNGYTPRAGAVLATIAFAGEQANQPIFATLARRFDVDINILSGSVETIGNQRVGQFHIELDGENIAQALEYLHESEFAVEVH; encoded by the coding sequence ATGATTACATTTACTGATGTCCGCAAAATCTATCACCAAGGGGAACAAAAAGTAGTAGCCCTAGATGGCGTCAGCCTTCACGTCAAAGCAGGTGAGATTTTTGGTGTTTTAGGACAAAGTGGAGCAGGAAAAAGCACCTTAATTCGCTGTGTGAATCAATTAGAAAAGCCTACATCCGGTTCAGTCACCGTAGACGGACAAGAGATAACCAAACTTTCTGGCGCCAAGTTACGCCAAAGCCGTCAGCACATAGGTATGATTTTCCAACACTTCAACTTACTAAGTTCCAGAACTGTGGCCGAAAACATCGCCTTACCCTTGGAAGTGATTGGTTACAGCAAACTGAAACGACGGGCGAAAGTTGAAGAATTAATCTCACTCGTTGGCTTATCAGGTAGGGCTAACGCTTATCCAGCGCAGCTTTCGGGGGGTCAAAAACAGCGGGTGGGTATTGCGAGAGCTTTAGCTGGGGAACCGAAAGTGTTACTTTCCGATGAAGCAACTTCCGCACTCGATCCGCAAACTACGCGATCAATTTTAGAACTACTGCGCGACCTTAACAAGCGTATGGGGTTAACAATTTTGTTAATTACCCATGAAATGGGGGTAGTCAAACAAATTTGCGACAGTGTAGCGGTACTCCATGCTGGCAAAATTGTCGAACAGGGACAAGTCAGTGATTTGATAGCCAAGCCAGACTCGTTTCTGTCCCAAGAAGTTTTTCCCCGTCGCAATGGATATACACCGCGTGCTGGTGCTGTGTTAGCAACCATCGCCTTTGCGGGAGAACAAGCCAATCAGCCGATATTCGCCACTTTAGCACGTCGTTTTGATGTGGATATTAATATCCTCAGCGGTAGTGTGGAAACCATCGGTAATCAACGTGTTGGTCAGTTTCATATCGAACTAGATGGGGAAAATATCGCCCAAGCTTTGGAATATTTACACGAGTCAGAGTTTGCAGTGGAGGTTCATTAA
- a CDS encoding transposase — translation MTFPSRYFIVINVNTKCNQVGDFLILLNYQYRAYPDTKQKIQLNNWLRICRYWYNRQLGDRFDWYQYNRTAINFCPLICSIPKLRDNPDYYSQKKQLPVIKSDLIKVSHSGELLDFTSVPSQTLQDVSKRVDLAFSRFIEGDYKGNRSGKPRFKNAARYRTIKIEGQAITVERVEQEWLFLSFSKLKGWVKVRLHRPLPNGFILKNALLTKKADGWYVTICLSDPNIPTFTPDEIAPTWENSLGLDAVLHEDDYLATSENTKLPSLKSFSKSEKRLADISKRKSTKKKGSKSRRKLAKKEAKEHQRIARARIDHAFKTAHTLLKTGKKVFVYEDLNLRALSKKNKAKQDENGKYLPNGQSAKSGLNKSWNDAAFGQFFTILEYIARKAGTRTIAVKPAYTSQLLAYRDEFIFTDCNIRNYWDEKESLLVDRDINAAINVKRVGLGLFPTIKRRKGNPVVDGSTTNSTSKEVLAALRNVPEAYTVFGTPNRCR, via the coding sequence TTGACTTTTCCTTCTCGATACTTTATAGTAATAAACGTCAACACTAAATGCAATCAAGTAGGTGATTTCCTTATACTGCTTAACTATCAGTACCGCGCTTATCCAGACACCAAGCAAAAAATCCAGCTAAACAATTGGTTAAGAATTTGTCGATACTGGTACAACAGGCAGTTAGGAGACAGGTTCGACTGGTATCAGTATAATCGGACTGCAATTAATTTTTGTCCGTTAATTTGTTCAATACCAAAATTACGAGACAACCCCGACTATTACTCACAAAAAAAACAACTTCCTGTTATTAAGTCCGACTTGATAAAGGTAAGTCATTCTGGTGAACTACTAGACTTTACAAGTGTTCCATCTCAGACATTACAGGATGTATCCAAGCGTGTAGACTTGGCTTTTTCTCGCTTTATTGAAGGTGATTACAAAGGAAATCGTAGTGGCAAACCTCGTTTTAAAAATGCTGCGCGTTATCGCACAATAAAAATTGAAGGTCAAGCTATTACTGTCGAACGTGTTGAGCAAGAATGGCTATTTTTGTCATTTTCAAAATTAAAAGGCTGGGTAAAGGTGCGTTTACATCGCCCATTACCTAATGGATTTATTTTAAAAAATGCTCTTTTGACAAAAAAGGCGGATGGGTGGTACGTAACCATTTGTTTGTCAGACCCAAATATTCCTACCTTTACACCTGATGAAATTGCTCCAACTTGGGAAAACAGTCTTGGATTGGATGCAGTATTACATGAAGATGATTATTTGGCAACTTCAGAGAATACCAAGCTACCATCGCTAAAATCTTTCTCTAAGTCCGAAAAGAGACTAGCAGATATATCCAAACGTAAATCCACCAAGAAAAAGGGCAGTAAATCACGCCGTAAATTAGCTAAAAAAGAAGCAAAAGAACATCAACGTATTGCCAGAGCTAGAATTGACCATGCTTTTAAAACTGCCCATACCTTGCTCAAAACTGGGAAGAAAGTTTTTGTATATGAAGATTTAAATTTAAGAGCTTTATCAAAGAAAAATAAAGCCAAACAAGATGAAAATGGGAAATATTTACCCAACGGTCAATCAGCTAAATCAGGATTAAATAAATCCTGGAACGATGCTGCATTTGGACAATTTTTCACAATCCTAGAATACATAGCCCGAAAAGCTGGAACTAGGACAATAGCAGTCAAACCTGCATACACATCTCAATTGCTTGCGTATCGTGATGAATTTATCTTCACTGATTGCAACATTCGTAATTATTGGGACGAAAAAGAATCGCTTTTGGTTGATAGGGATATTAATGCCGCTATCAACGTAAAGCGCGTTGGGCTGGGACTGTTCCCAACGATAAAACGCCGTAAAGGGAATCCGGTAGTGGATGGTTCTACTACTAATAGTACCTCTAAGGAAGTTCTGGCAGCATTGCGAAATGTACCAGAAGCCTATACCGTATTTGGTACTCCAAATCGGTGTAGGTAG
- a CDS encoding ABC transporter permease subunit translates to MVLQIGVGSSLVLTPLTRLIVGTSIGSTAALVPLTLAAIPFFARIAETSLLEVDKGLVEAAQAMGCNYWQIIFKVLIPEAFPSLVLGGTILIVSLLNSSAMAGAVGGGGLGNLAIQYGYQRFDVGVMFSTIATLIVLVQIIQLVGDRLAQQMRKK, encoded by the coding sequence TTGGTACTCCAAATCGGTGTAGGTAGTTCACTAGTTTTAACACCATTAACGCGATTAATTGTTGGGACATCCATCGGTAGCACTGCCGCGTTAGTACCCCTGACTCTCGCCGCCATCCCATTTTTTGCCCGAATTGCCGAAACCAGCCTCTTAGAAGTAGATAAGGGACTTGTAGAAGCAGCCCAGGCTATGGGTTGTAACTATTGGCAAATCATCTTTAAAGTCCTGATTCCCGAAGCCTTCCCATCTTTAGTATTGGGTGGCACAATCCTCATCGTGAGTTTACTTAATTCTTCGGCAATGGCTGGGGCGGTCGGTGGCGGTGGATTAGGTAATTTGGCAATTCAATATGGCTACCAACGGTTTGATGTTGGGGTGATGTTTTCTACTATTGCGACATTGATTGTCCTGGTACAGATTATACAGCTTGTAGGCGATCGCCTGGCACAGCAGATGCGAAAGAAATAG